A window of Zingiber officinale cultivar Zhangliang chromosome 5A, Zo_v1.1, whole genome shotgun sequence contains these coding sequences:
- the LOC121979441 gene encoding ribulose bisphosphate carboxylase large chain-like — translation MSCREGLMSPQTETKASVGFKAGVKDYKLTYYTPDNKVKDTDILAAFRVTPQPGVPPEEAGAAVAADSSTVTWTTVWTDGLTSLDHYKGRCYHIEVVIGEDNQYIAYVAYPLVLFEEGSVTNMFTSIVGNVFGFKALCALRLEDLQIPTSYSKTFQGPPHGIQVEKDKLNKYGRPLLGCTIKPKLGLSAKNYGRAVYECLRGGLDYPI, via the coding sequence ATGAGTTGTAGGGAGGGACTTATGTCACCACAAACAGAGACTAAAGCAAGTGTTGGATTTAAAGCTGGTGTTAAAGATTATAAATTGACTTATTATACTCCTGACAACAAAGTCAAAGATACTGATATCTTGGCAGCATTCCGAGTAACTCCTCAACCTGGAGTTCCACCCGAAGAAGCAGGGGCTGCGGTAGCTGCCGATTCTTCTACTGTTACATGGACAACTGTGTGGACAGATGGACTTACCAGTCTTGATCATTACAAAGGGCGATGCTACCACATCGAGGTTGTTATTGGGGAGGATAATCAATATATTGCTTATGTAGCTTATCCTTTAGTCCTTTTTGAAGAAGGTTCTGTTACTAACATGTTTACTTCCATTGTGGGTAATGTGTTTGGTTTCAAAGCCTTATGCGCTCTACGTTTGGAGGATCTGCAAATTCCTACTTCCTATTCCAAAACTTTCCAAGGCCCGCCTCACGGCATTCAGGTTGAAAAAGATAAGTTGAACAAGTATGGTCGTCCCCTATTGGGATGTACTATTAAACCAAAATTGGGATTATCCGCAAAAAACTACGGTAGAGCAGTTTATGAGTGTTTACGTGGTGGGCTTGATTATCCAATTTGA